In Limanda limanda chromosome 21, fLimLim1.1, whole genome shotgun sequence, a genomic segment contains:
- the LOC133027715 gene encoding transforming growth factor beta-1-induced transcript 1 protein-like isoform X2, which produces MDDLEGPEPPNYPLSPRIVVFDALLADLENTGSPLARCPVLLTSDPPQNADPVTQDPAEARPPPPAYTPQQTVSGAIKSSQNSNPDKLYSTVCKPRSPRTADPPPAFSSSSLLGGGLSELDHLLQELNATQFNITDEILAQFPSSKKDDRDKIKDKATASSSSSAKPSATSATLELDKLMASLSDFRVQSTPAAPVVSPVVTAPLQPAATTPPQPSSGGSLDSMLGLLQSDLTRQGVQTSSKGNCSACQKPVVGQVVTALGKVWHPEHFVCTECEAELGSRNFFEKDGRPYCESDYFTLFSPHCAQCNKPILNKMVTALDKNWHPECFCCVKCSRAFGEEGFHDREGQQYCQQCFLTLFASRCQGCTQPIMENYISALNSLWHPQCFVCRECYTPFVNGSFFEHEGKPLCEAHYHQSRGSMCQACQQPILGRCVTAMGAKFHPHHLVCHFCLKPLSKGCFKEQENKPYCHPCFIKLFG; this is translated from the exons aAGGGCCTGAGCCACCTAACTACCCTCTCAGTCCTCGTATTGTTGTGTTTG ACGCCCTTCTGGCTGATCTGGAGAACACAGGTTCTCCTCTAGCTCGGTGTCCCGTCCTGCTCACCTCGGACCCCCCTCAAAATGCGGATCCTGTCACCCAGGACCCGGCCGAGGCCCGGCCACCGCCCCCTGCCTACACCCCCCAGCAG ACTGTTTCTGGTGCAATCAAGTCCTCCCAGAACTCCAACCCAGACAAATTATACAG CACAGTGTGTAAACCGCGGTCTCCCCGCACAGCCGACCCTCCTCcggccttctcctcctcctcgctgttgGGAGGAGGTCTGAGTGAACTGGACCATCTCCTCCAGGAGCTCAACGCCACCCAGTTCAACATCACAG ACGAGATCCTGGCTCAGTTCCCTTCTTCTAAGAAAGATGACAGGGACAAGATTAAGGACAAAgccacagcctcctcctccag CTCTGCGAAACCTTCAGCCACATCAGCCACTCTGGAACTGGATAAACTCATGGCGTCTCTGTCGGACTTCAGAGTCCAGAGCACG CCAGCTGCACCCGTCGTCAGTCCAGTGGTGACGGCCCCGTTGCAGCCCGccgccaccacccccccacagcCCTCCTCTGGCGGCTCACTGGACAGCATGCTGGGGCTGCTCCAGTCCGACCTGACCCGACAGGGCGTTCAGACGTCCTCCAAGGGAAACTGTTCAGCCTGTCAGAAGCCGGTAGTAGGACAG GTGGTGACGGCTCTGGGGAAGGTGTGGCACCCCGAGCACTTTGTGTGCACCGAGTGTGAAGCGGAGTTGGGCAGCCGCAACTTCTTCGAGAAGGACGGACGCCCGTACTGCGAGTCGGACTACTTCAcactcttctctcctcactGTGCGCAGTGCAACAAGCCCATTCTGAAC AAAATGGTCACCGCTCTGGACAAGAACTGGCACCCGGAGTGTTTCTGCTGTGTGAAATGCAGCCGGGCGTTTGGAGAGGAAG gtttCCACGACCGTGAGGGGCAGCAGTACTGTCAGCAGTGCTTCTTGACCCTGTTCGCTTCTCGCTGTCAAGGCTGCACTCAGCCCATCATGGAAAACTACATCTCAGCCCTCAACTCTCTCTGGCACCCGCAGTGCTTCGTGTGCAGG GAGTGCTACACCCCCTTCGTCAACGGCAGCTTCTTCGAACACGAGGGCAAGCCGCTGTGCGAGGCCCACTACCACCAGTCCCGTGGCAGCATGTGTCAGGCCTGCCAGCAGCCGATCCTGGGCCGCTGCGTCACCGCCATGGGCGCCAAGTTCCACCCCCACCACCTCGTGTGTCACTTCTGCCTGAAGCCTCTGAGCAAAGGCTGCTTCAAGGAGCAGGAGAACAAGCCCTACTGCCACCCCTGCTTCATCAAACTCTTCGGTTGA
- the LOC133027715 gene encoding transforming growth factor beta-1-induced transcript 1 protein-like isoform X1 produces MDDLEGPEPPNYPLSPRIVVFDALLADLENTGSPLARCPVLLTSDPPQNADPVTQDPAEARPPPPAYTPQQVDHQQGQLTVSGAIKSSQNSNPDKLYSTVCKPRSPRTADPPPAFSSSSLLGGGLSELDHLLQELNATQFNITDEILAQFPSSKKDDRDKIKDKATASSSSSAKPSATSATLELDKLMASLSDFRVQSTPAAPVVSPVVTAPLQPAATTPPQPSSGGSLDSMLGLLQSDLTRQGVQTSSKGNCSACQKPVVGQVVTALGKVWHPEHFVCTECEAELGSRNFFEKDGRPYCESDYFTLFSPHCAQCNKPILNKMVTALDKNWHPECFCCVKCSRAFGEEGFHDREGQQYCQQCFLTLFASRCQGCTQPIMENYISALNSLWHPQCFVCRECYTPFVNGSFFEHEGKPLCEAHYHQSRGSMCQACQQPILGRCVTAMGAKFHPHHLVCHFCLKPLSKGCFKEQENKPYCHPCFIKLFG; encoded by the exons aAGGGCCTGAGCCACCTAACTACCCTCTCAGTCCTCGTATTGTTGTGTTTG ACGCCCTTCTGGCTGATCTGGAGAACACAGGTTCTCCTCTAGCTCGGTGTCCCGTCCTGCTCACCTCGGACCCCCCTCAAAATGCGGATCCTGTCACCCAGGACCCGGCCGAGGCCCGGCCACCGCCCCCTGCCTACACCCCCCAGCAGGTAGACCATCAACAGGGACAATTG ACTGTTTCTGGTGCAATCAAGTCCTCCCAGAACTCCAACCCAGACAAATTATACAG CACAGTGTGTAAACCGCGGTCTCCCCGCACAGCCGACCCTCCTCcggccttctcctcctcctcgctgttgGGAGGAGGTCTGAGTGAACTGGACCATCTCCTCCAGGAGCTCAACGCCACCCAGTTCAACATCACAG ACGAGATCCTGGCTCAGTTCCCTTCTTCTAAGAAAGATGACAGGGACAAGATTAAGGACAAAgccacagcctcctcctccag CTCTGCGAAACCTTCAGCCACATCAGCCACTCTGGAACTGGATAAACTCATGGCGTCTCTGTCGGACTTCAGAGTCCAGAGCACG CCAGCTGCACCCGTCGTCAGTCCAGTGGTGACGGCCCCGTTGCAGCCCGccgccaccacccccccacagcCCTCCTCTGGCGGCTCACTGGACAGCATGCTGGGGCTGCTCCAGTCCGACCTGACCCGACAGGGCGTTCAGACGTCCTCCAAGGGAAACTGTTCAGCCTGTCAGAAGCCGGTAGTAGGACAG GTGGTGACGGCTCTGGGGAAGGTGTGGCACCCCGAGCACTTTGTGTGCACCGAGTGTGAAGCGGAGTTGGGCAGCCGCAACTTCTTCGAGAAGGACGGACGCCCGTACTGCGAGTCGGACTACTTCAcactcttctctcctcactGTGCGCAGTGCAACAAGCCCATTCTGAAC AAAATGGTCACCGCTCTGGACAAGAACTGGCACCCGGAGTGTTTCTGCTGTGTGAAATGCAGCCGGGCGTTTGGAGAGGAAG gtttCCACGACCGTGAGGGGCAGCAGTACTGTCAGCAGTGCTTCTTGACCCTGTTCGCTTCTCGCTGTCAAGGCTGCACTCAGCCCATCATGGAAAACTACATCTCAGCCCTCAACTCTCTCTGGCACCCGCAGTGCTTCGTGTGCAGG GAGTGCTACACCCCCTTCGTCAACGGCAGCTTCTTCGAACACGAGGGCAAGCCGCTGTGCGAGGCCCACTACCACCAGTCCCGTGGCAGCATGTGTCAGGCCTGCCAGCAGCCGATCCTGGGCCGCTGCGTCACCGCCATGGGCGCCAAGTTCCACCCCCACCACCTCGTGTGTCACTTCTGCCTGAAGCCTCTGAGCAAAGGCTGCTTCAAGGAGCAGGAGAACAAGCCCTACTGCCACCCCTGCTTCATCAAACTCTTCGGTTGA
- the LOC133027715 gene encoding transforming growth factor beta-1-induced transcript 1 protein-like isoform X3, with translation MDDLDALLADLENTGSPLARCPVLLTSDPPQNADPVTQDPAEARPPPPAYTPQQVDHQQGQLTVSGAIKSSQNSNPDKLYSTVCKPRSPRTADPPPAFSSSSLLGGGLSELDHLLQELNATQFNITDEILAQFPSSKKDDRDKIKDKATASSSSSAKPSATSATLELDKLMASLSDFRVQSTPAAPVVSPVVTAPLQPAATTPPQPSSGGSLDSMLGLLQSDLTRQGVQTSSKGNCSACQKPVVGQVVTALGKVWHPEHFVCTECEAELGSRNFFEKDGRPYCESDYFTLFSPHCAQCNKPILNKMVTALDKNWHPECFCCVKCSRAFGEEGFHDREGQQYCQQCFLTLFASRCQGCTQPIMENYISALNSLWHPQCFVCRECYTPFVNGSFFEHEGKPLCEAHYHQSRGSMCQACQQPILGRCVTAMGAKFHPHHLVCHFCLKPLSKGCFKEQENKPYCHPCFIKLFG, from the exons ACGCCCTTCTGGCTGATCTGGAGAACACAGGTTCTCCTCTAGCTCGGTGTCCCGTCCTGCTCACCTCGGACCCCCCTCAAAATGCGGATCCTGTCACCCAGGACCCGGCCGAGGCCCGGCCACCGCCCCCTGCCTACACCCCCCAGCAGGTAGACCATCAACAGGGACAATTG ACTGTTTCTGGTGCAATCAAGTCCTCCCAGAACTCCAACCCAGACAAATTATACAG CACAGTGTGTAAACCGCGGTCTCCCCGCACAGCCGACCCTCCTCcggccttctcctcctcctcgctgttgGGAGGAGGTCTGAGTGAACTGGACCATCTCCTCCAGGAGCTCAACGCCACCCAGTTCAACATCACAG ACGAGATCCTGGCTCAGTTCCCTTCTTCTAAGAAAGATGACAGGGACAAGATTAAGGACAAAgccacagcctcctcctccag CTCTGCGAAACCTTCAGCCACATCAGCCACTCTGGAACTGGATAAACTCATGGCGTCTCTGTCGGACTTCAGAGTCCAGAGCACG CCAGCTGCACCCGTCGTCAGTCCAGTGGTGACGGCCCCGTTGCAGCCCGccgccaccacccccccacagcCCTCCTCTGGCGGCTCACTGGACAGCATGCTGGGGCTGCTCCAGTCCGACCTGACCCGACAGGGCGTTCAGACGTCCTCCAAGGGAAACTGTTCAGCCTGTCAGAAGCCGGTAGTAGGACAG GTGGTGACGGCTCTGGGGAAGGTGTGGCACCCCGAGCACTTTGTGTGCACCGAGTGTGAAGCGGAGTTGGGCAGCCGCAACTTCTTCGAGAAGGACGGACGCCCGTACTGCGAGTCGGACTACTTCAcactcttctctcctcactGTGCGCAGTGCAACAAGCCCATTCTGAAC AAAATGGTCACCGCTCTGGACAAGAACTGGCACCCGGAGTGTTTCTGCTGTGTGAAATGCAGCCGGGCGTTTGGAGAGGAAG gtttCCACGACCGTGAGGGGCAGCAGTACTGTCAGCAGTGCTTCTTGACCCTGTTCGCTTCTCGCTGTCAAGGCTGCACTCAGCCCATCATGGAAAACTACATCTCAGCCCTCAACTCTCTCTGGCACCCGCAGTGCTTCGTGTGCAGG GAGTGCTACACCCCCTTCGTCAACGGCAGCTTCTTCGAACACGAGGGCAAGCCGCTGTGCGAGGCCCACTACCACCAGTCCCGTGGCAGCATGTGTCAGGCCTGCCAGCAGCCGATCCTGGGCCGCTGCGTCACCGCCATGGGCGCCAAGTTCCACCCCCACCACCTCGTGTGTCACTTCTGCCTGAAGCCTCTGAGCAAAGGCTGCTTCAAGGAGCAGGAGAACAAGCCCTACTGCCACCCCTGCTTCATCAAACTCTTCGGTTGA
- the LOC133027715 gene encoding transforming growth factor beta-1-induced transcript 1 protein-like isoform X4, whose amino-acid sequence MDDLDALLADLENTGSPLARCPVLLTSDPPQNADPVTQDPAEARPPPPAYTPQQTVSGAIKSSQNSNPDKLYSTVCKPRSPRTADPPPAFSSSSLLGGGLSELDHLLQELNATQFNITDEILAQFPSSKKDDRDKIKDKATASSSSSAKPSATSATLELDKLMASLSDFRVQSTPAAPVVSPVVTAPLQPAATTPPQPSSGGSLDSMLGLLQSDLTRQGVQTSSKGNCSACQKPVVGQVVTALGKVWHPEHFVCTECEAELGSRNFFEKDGRPYCESDYFTLFSPHCAQCNKPILNKMVTALDKNWHPECFCCVKCSRAFGEEGFHDREGQQYCQQCFLTLFASRCQGCTQPIMENYISALNSLWHPQCFVCRECYTPFVNGSFFEHEGKPLCEAHYHQSRGSMCQACQQPILGRCVTAMGAKFHPHHLVCHFCLKPLSKGCFKEQENKPYCHPCFIKLFG is encoded by the exons ACGCCCTTCTGGCTGATCTGGAGAACACAGGTTCTCCTCTAGCTCGGTGTCCCGTCCTGCTCACCTCGGACCCCCCTCAAAATGCGGATCCTGTCACCCAGGACCCGGCCGAGGCCCGGCCACCGCCCCCTGCCTACACCCCCCAGCAG ACTGTTTCTGGTGCAATCAAGTCCTCCCAGAACTCCAACCCAGACAAATTATACAG CACAGTGTGTAAACCGCGGTCTCCCCGCACAGCCGACCCTCCTCcggccttctcctcctcctcgctgttgGGAGGAGGTCTGAGTGAACTGGACCATCTCCTCCAGGAGCTCAACGCCACCCAGTTCAACATCACAG ACGAGATCCTGGCTCAGTTCCCTTCTTCTAAGAAAGATGACAGGGACAAGATTAAGGACAAAgccacagcctcctcctccag CTCTGCGAAACCTTCAGCCACATCAGCCACTCTGGAACTGGATAAACTCATGGCGTCTCTGTCGGACTTCAGAGTCCAGAGCACG CCAGCTGCACCCGTCGTCAGTCCAGTGGTGACGGCCCCGTTGCAGCCCGccgccaccacccccccacagcCCTCCTCTGGCGGCTCACTGGACAGCATGCTGGGGCTGCTCCAGTCCGACCTGACCCGACAGGGCGTTCAGACGTCCTCCAAGGGAAACTGTTCAGCCTGTCAGAAGCCGGTAGTAGGACAG GTGGTGACGGCTCTGGGGAAGGTGTGGCACCCCGAGCACTTTGTGTGCACCGAGTGTGAAGCGGAGTTGGGCAGCCGCAACTTCTTCGAGAAGGACGGACGCCCGTACTGCGAGTCGGACTACTTCAcactcttctctcctcactGTGCGCAGTGCAACAAGCCCATTCTGAAC AAAATGGTCACCGCTCTGGACAAGAACTGGCACCCGGAGTGTTTCTGCTGTGTGAAATGCAGCCGGGCGTTTGGAGAGGAAG gtttCCACGACCGTGAGGGGCAGCAGTACTGTCAGCAGTGCTTCTTGACCCTGTTCGCTTCTCGCTGTCAAGGCTGCACTCAGCCCATCATGGAAAACTACATCTCAGCCCTCAACTCTCTCTGGCACCCGCAGTGCTTCGTGTGCAGG GAGTGCTACACCCCCTTCGTCAACGGCAGCTTCTTCGAACACGAGGGCAAGCCGCTGTGCGAGGCCCACTACCACCAGTCCCGTGGCAGCATGTGTCAGGCCTGCCAGCAGCCGATCCTGGGCCGCTGCGTCACCGCCATGGGCGCCAAGTTCCACCCCCACCACCTCGTGTGTCACTTCTGCCTGAAGCCTCTGAGCAAAGGCTGCTTCAAGGAGCAGGAGAACAAGCCCTACTGCCACCCCTGCTTCATCAAACTCTTCGGTTGA